One part of the Planktothrix sp. FACHB-1365 genome encodes these proteins:
- a CDS encoding WG repeat-containing protein, with product MPENTAFLYPFIQNKKWGYINQAGQVVIEPQFESTLGFSEGLAPVKIKSQKGYIDLKGNLVIPAKFDVAWGFSEGLAAVKINDKWGYIDKTGKFMIPPQFNFAWSFSSQLAAVQKDKKMGYINHQGEWVISPQFDNTSEFKEGLAAINLQGKVGYINTMGNIVISPQFDLSWRFSEGLAMVLVKDKMGYIDKTGNIVIPPEFDYGWDFSQGLAVARNGRKWGYINHQGNFEIALQYEETANFSEGLAAVKIKQKWGYINQKAVIKIPLQFDSANEFKQELAAVRIKDEWGYINSAGAWVWQPTK from the coding sequence ATGCCCGAAAATACTGCGTTTCTTTATCCTTTTATTCAAAATAAAAAATGGGGATATATTAACCAAGCCGGACAAGTCGTAATTGAGCCGCAATTTGAATCAACATTAGGATTTTCGGAAGGACTAGCCCCCGTTAAAATTAAATCTCAAAAAGGTTATATTGATTTAAAGGGAAATCTAGTGATTCCGGCTAAGTTTGATGTGGCTTGGGGTTTTTCCGAAGGACTGGCGGCGGTTAAAATTAATGATAAATGGGGATATATTGATAAAACGGGAAAATTTATGATTCCCCCTCAGTTTAACTTTGCTTGGAGTTTTTCGTCTCAACTCGCTGCGGTGCAAAAAGATAAAAAGATGGGCTATATTAACCATCAAGGAGAATGGGTAATTTCCCCTCAATTTGATAATACCTCGGAATTTAAAGAAGGATTAGCCGCTATTAACTTGCAAGGAAAAGTTGGTTATATTAATACAATGGGAAATATAGTAATTTCCCCTCAATTTGATTTAAGTTGGCGGTTTTCTGAAGGATTAGCGATGGTTTTAGTTAAAGATAAAATGGGATATATTGATAAAACGGGAAATATAGTAATTCCTCCAGAATTTGATTATGGGTGGGATTTTTCCCAAGGGTTAGCGGTAGCCAGAAACGGCAGAAAATGGGGTTATATTAATCATCAGGGAAATTTTGAGATTGCTTTACAATATGAAGAAACTGCTAATTTTTCCGAAGGGTTAGCAGCCGTGAAAATTAAACAAAAATGGGGTTATATTAATCAAAAAGCGGTGATAAAAATACCCCTTCAGTTTGATAGTGCCAATGAATTTAAACAGGAATTAGCAGCCGTTAGAATTAAAGATGAATGGGGGTATATTAATTCAGCAGGTGCATGGGTTTGGCAACCTACAAAATAA